A genome region from Lucilia cuprina isolate Lc7/37 chromosome 3, ASM2204524v1, whole genome shotgun sequence includes the following:
- the LOC111676938 gene encoding signal peptidase complex subunit 2 isoform X2: MTKNNEKQQMEEEVKVNKWDATAVKHALDDAVKNALFATRPQLKEQFGLINTRLVLCTLAVGVAVLAHGWDFTHPFPESKPVLMFCVVAYFVLMGILTLHTTFREKGTFAVAVEKSSNGSQKIWEASSDMKKYDDKYTLVLSVKDSKSLREATSVKSCANFVDANGIIVDKLIANEVNRLYNSLSAEKKEK, from the exons atgacaaaaaataatgaaaaacaacaaatggaAGAG GAAGTTAAAGTAAACAAATGGGATGCCACAGCAGTTAAACATGCTCTCGATGATGCTGTCAAAAATGCTTTATTTGCCACCAGACCACAGTTGAAAGAACAATTTGGTTTAATCAATACCCGCCTGGTACTCTGCACTTTAGCTGTGGGAGTAGCAGTTTTGGCCCATGGCTGGGATTTCACACATCCATTCCCTGAATCGAAACCAGTGCTTATGTTCTGTGTTGTCGCCTACTTTGTTTTAATGGGCATTTTAACACTGCACACTACATTCCGTGAAAAGGGCACTTTTGCCGTGGCCGTTGAAAAGTCTTCGAATGGCAGTCAGAAAATTTGGGAGGCCAGCTCGGATATGAAGAAATACGATGATAAATACACCTTAGTGCTTTCGGTAAAAGATTCCAAATCTCTAAGAGAGGCTACTAGTGTAAAATCTTGCGCTAATTTCGTTGATGCTAATGGTATTATTGTTGATAAATTGATTGCCAATGAGGTGAATCGTTTGTATAACTCTCTGTCGGCTGAGAAGAAGGAAAAATAG
- the LOC111676939 gene encoding selenoprotein BthD-like — MPPKRKGGAVKASAAKKTKTTEESTKLKQDQPVLYIECCRSUSVFKRRAEALHRDITTLLLPLKSDLELQLAINADGPPRRGSFEVSIANVPSENVEERSLIWTGLKNTPRAAKFPSAENIAKELKVFLKLVEEDQLKKKEDKSPTTLISKDVDESKENSVEASPIKKAKRGRPKKK, encoded by the exons ATGCCACCAAAACGTAAAGGAGGTGCAGTAaag GCATCAGCTGCCAAAAAGACCAAAACAACTGAAGAATCTACAAAATTAAAGCAAGACCAACCAGTTCTCTATATCGAATGTTGTCGCTCCTGATCGGTATTCAAAAGGCGGGCAGAAGCATTGCACCGCGACATAACCACCTTATTGTTACCTCTTAAATCAGATTTAGAATTACAACTAGCCATTAATGCCGATGGTCCACCGCGTCGAGGATCTTTTGAAGTATCAATTGCAAATGTCCCATCCGAAAATGTTGAGGAACGTTCTTTAATATGGACGGGTTTGAAAAATACCCCAAGAGCCGCTAAATTCCCTTCAGCCGAAAATATTGCTAAAgaacttaaagtttttttgaaacTGGTGGAAGAGGATCAATTGAAAAAGAAAGAAGATAAGTCTCCGACAACTTTAATTAGTAAAGATGTTGATGAGTCTAAGGAGAATTCAGTTGAGGCTTCACCGATTAAAAAAGCCAAACGCGGTAGACCTAAGAAGAAGTAA
- the LOC111676928 gene encoding protein sisterless A-like yields MNHYPHQHQQKRQHSPDEKTTGMILQDACTSLTQNLQMQSINSYQHISSQYIDQVVEIEMKRLKANCRREEENYVEQMLLENPIIVERRTTPTTLTTSSLTETNNNNEATDYCYSTVQDVNVGKDEEMFGQQQRSESCRRSRINNKIKKAKSKYRHKFMSNKLLQSANVLQCLQKLIEQTENLLINQGFNALQLLELRKLDLYSNLHSFDNGIITL; encoded by the exons ATGAATCACTACCCACATCAACACCAGCAGAAACGACAACATAGTCCTGATGAAAAAACAACAGGCATGATTTTACAGGATGCATGCACATCCTTAACACAAAATCTCCAAATGCAATCCATCAATTCGTATCAGCACATAAGCTCTCAATATATTGATCAGGTTGTGGAAATTGAAATGAAACGTTTAAAAGCCAATTGCAGACGAGAAGAAGAAAATTATGTTGAACAAATGCTTTTGGAAAATCCCATAATTGTCGAAAGACGTACAACACCAACAACTCTAACAACATCATCTCTAActgaaacaaataataataatgaagccACTGATTACTGTTACTCAACTGTTCAAGATGTCAATGTAGGCAAGGATGAAGAAATGTTTGGACAACAACAACGTTCAGAATCGTGTCGTCGCTCTCGcatcaataacaaaattaaaaaagccaAATCGAAATATCGTCATAAGTTCATGTCGAATAAACTGCTGCAGAGTGCCAATGTATTGCAATGCTTACAGAAGCTGATTGAACAAACGGAAAATCTACTCATCAATCAGGGATTCAATGCATTGCAATTGTTGgaattaagaaaa CTGGATCTTTATTCGAATCTACATTCATTTGACAATGGTATAATAACTCTTTGA
- the LOC111676927 gene encoding protein sisterless A-like, protein MENSTENGYFLQQIYKSLSQDLQIQPFNPAALASAMNVNPENIDHMVEMELKVIKENVLRKEHQYVEQMLRENPIVIERRNNNNQQPQQQQQTSSDDDVVDVVTVSTTSKRENQKFLQQQRAEACRRSRYNNKIKKAKSKYRHKYISQKLLQSAQMFDCIQDLIKQAENQLLSQGLPQDKLQQLRQRYDMEYVQELNQTIKMEE, encoded by the coding sequence ATGGAAAACTCAACAGAAAACGGATATTTTctacaacaaatatacaaatcaCTGTCACAGGACCTACAAATACAACCCTTCAATCCAGCGGCATTGGCCAGTGCTATGAATGTTAACCCGGAAAATATTGATCATATGGTAGAGATGGAGCTAAaagttataaaagaaaatgttttaagaaaagAACATCAATATGTGGAACAAATGCTAAGGGAAAATCCTATAGTGATTGAACGacgaaacaacaacaatcagcagccacaacaacagcagcaaacatCTAGTGACGATGATGTGGTAGATGTTGTAACCGTTTCCACTACCTCCAAGCGtgaaaatcagaaatttttgcAACAACAACGGGCCGAGGCATGTCGCCGCTCGcgttataacaacaaaatcaagAAAGCTAAATCGAAATATCGTCACAAATATATTTCACAGAAATTGCTACAAAGCGCTCAAATGTTTGACTGTATACAGGATCTCATTAAACAAGCTGAAAATCAATTACTTAGCCAAGGTTTACCCCAAGACAAACTCCAACAGTTACGTCAAAGATATGACATGGAATATGTGCAAGAACTGAATCAAACCATCAAAATGGAAGAGTAA
- the LOC111676938 gene encoding signal peptidase complex subunit 2 isoform X1, whose amino-acid sequence MTKNNEKQQMEEVEVKVNKWDATAVKHALDDAVKNALFATRPQLKEQFGLINTRLVLCTLAVGVAVLAHGWDFTHPFPESKPVLMFCVVAYFVLMGILTLHTTFREKGTFAVAVEKSSNGSQKIWEASSDMKKYDDKYTLVLSVKDSKSLREATSVKSCANFVDANGIIVDKLIANEVNRLYNSLSAEKKEK is encoded by the exons atgacaaaaaataatgaaaaacaacaaatggaAGAGGTA GAAGTTAAAGTAAACAAATGGGATGCCACAGCAGTTAAACATGCTCTCGATGATGCTGTCAAAAATGCTTTATTTGCCACCAGACCACAGTTGAAAGAACAATTTGGTTTAATCAATACCCGCCTGGTACTCTGCACTTTAGCTGTGGGAGTAGCAGTTTTGGCCCATGGCTGGGATTTCACACATCCATTCCCTGAATCGAAACCAGTGCTTATGTTCTGTGTTGTCGCCTACTTTGTTTTAATGGGCATTTTAACACTGCACACTACATTCCGTGAAAAGGGCACTTTTGCCGTGGCCGTTGAAAAGTCTTCGAATGGCAGTCAGAAAATTTGGGAGGCCAGCTCGGATATGAAGAAATACGATGATAAATACACCTTAGTGCTTTCGGTAAAAGATTCCAAATCTCTAAGAGAGGCTACTAGTGTAAAATCTTGCGCTAATTTCGTTGATGCTAATGGTATTATTGTTGATAAATTGATTGCCAATGAGGTGAATCGTTTGTATAACTCTCTGTCGGCTGAGAAGAAGGAAAAATAG